AATAAGCGAGGCGTATATGAAGAATGAAGTGGTCCTGTTTGGTGCCCTCACTCTGCATGTTGGACGTGACCCGAGCATCCACTTGCAGACTTGATAGGATCAACAACGCACCGCAGCGTTGTATCTGTATATCAAACAATTTTTGCAAAAAAGGAGAATGGCGGAGAGGAAGGGCGCCATTGGTGTTTCCGTCAAGAATTGCTGACGTCCGTTTTTATCATTGATTTCATTGCGTTAATTTTCTTCTTGGCGCCATCTACTTCCAGCAATACTGTCCCTTACGCGTCCTATTGGGGGAATAATCGGGGGAAGTATATGTTAGGACCCAAACTTTCTGCAGTTTTTGTTCGCAACGTCAAAGAACCCGGAAAATACCTCGACAAATCGGGTACGGGCCTCTTTCTTCGCGTTGATAAAAGCGGAGCTAAATTCTGGATCCAGCGTATTACTATTCATGGCAGAAGCGCGGGACAAGGCATTTGAGAACAAGCGCAGCGTCTATAATGGAGGCGATCCTCTGGCCGACAAACTGGCCAAGAAAGGCACCATCACCTTCTCGGATGCCGTAGACAAATATCACGCAGCCAAAGAGAAGGAATTCCGCAACGACAAGCACAAGAAGCAATGGCGCTCAACTCTGGAGAACTACGCCGTTCCAGTTCTGGGCATGATGGATGTCAAATCCATTCGCTTGCCTGATGTCCTTCGCGTGCTTGATCCAATTTGGGAAGAAAAGACAGAAACTGCCTCTCGGCTGCGCGGACGCATAGAAAGCGTTTTGTCTTGGGCCACGGTAGCGGGATATCGCGAGGGGGGAGAATCCCGCACGCTGGAAAGGCAATCTATCCGAGGCCCTTCCCAAGCCTTCCAAGGTGGCAAAGACCGGCAATCAACCAGCCATCGCCTTAGCTGACATTCCCTCATGGTGGGACGCACTCAATCAGCGGCAGGGCATGGCGGCCGCGGCTCTGCAGTTCTTGTCTTTGACGCTTGCTTGGTCTGGTGAAGTCAGAGGTGCAACATGGAACGAGATTAATCTCAAAGCCAAAGAAGGTCCTGTCTGGATCATTCCAGCAACGCGCATGAAAGCAGCTAAGGAGCATCGCGTGCCTCACCCTGATGCAGCGATAAAGCTTCTCAAGAACTTGCCAACGATGGAGAATTCTCCTTACGTCTTTTTCGCGCCGAAGGGTGGGCAAATGTCAGACATGTCTCTTTCCGCCGTCATGCGCCGCATGCATCAGGCAGAAACCGAGAAGGGCAACTCAGGTTGGCTCGATCCACGTTCCAAACGCCCAGCAGTGCCCCATGGTCTGCGCTCCAGTTTCAGAGACTGGGCTGCAGAGAGGGGCTATCAGCGCGATTTGGCAGAGATCAGCCTTGCCCATAAAGTCGGCTCAGAAGTCGAGCGAGCCTATCGCCGCTCAGACATGTTGCAAAGACGTCGCGCCGTACTAAACGCTTGGTCTCAGTTTCTAATGAGCAAAGAAGTTTCTGGCTCTATCGTGCCTCTCAGAAGTCCAACCAGTTCGCATTGATTTCATGAAGGATACAAGGAAGAAAAACCGCCAAACAGCATATAGTGCTGTGTTTGGAGCCTATTAATAATTTTGCAATTTCCAATACGAATGGATTTTTGAGCTTAAAAGTATTGAGTTATGTATGTTTCATTACAAATGAAATTTACAAACTCTCTCAAAATCAAAAATTTGCGACAACTTATCAACCAAC
Above is a genomic segment from Cohaesibacter intestini containing:
- a CDS encoding tyrosine-type recombinase/integrase translates to MFATSKNPENTSTNRVRASFFALIKAELNSGSSVLLFMAEARDKAFENKRSVYNGGDPLADKLAKKGTITFSDAVDKYHAAKEKEFRNDKHKKQWRSTLENYAVPVLGMMDVKSIRLPDVLRVLDPIWEEKTETASRLRGRIESVLSWATVAGYREGGESRTLERQSIRGPSQAFQGGKDRQSTSHRLS
- a CDS encoding tyrosine-type recombinase/integrase; protein product: MAKTGNQPAIALADIPSWWDALNQRQGMAAAALQFLSLTLAWSGEVRGATWNEINLKAKEGPVWIIPATRMKAAKEHRVPHPDAAIKLLKNLPTMENSPYVFFAPKGGQMSDMSLSAVMRRMHQAETEKGNSGWLDPRSKRPAVPHGLRSSFRDWAAERGYQRDLAEISLAHKVGSEVERAYRRSDMLQRRRAVLNAWSQFLMSKEVSGSIVPLRSPTSSH